One region of Thunnus albacares chromosome 8, fThuAlb1.1, whole genome shotgun sequence genomic DNA includes:
- the glipr2l gene encoding GLI pathogenesis-related 2, like: MGKSASKQFANEVLQCHNEYRKKHQAPPLKLSSKLSREAARYAESLASTRILKHSVESSRGSCGENLAWASYDQSGKDVADRWYDEVKQYNFNRPGFSSGTGHFTAMVWKSTNKLGVGKAIASDGSSFVVARYFPAGNITNQGHFENNVLPP, from the exons ATGGGAAAGTCAG CCTCGAAGCAGTTTGCCAACGAGGTGCTGCAGTGCCATAATGAGTACAGAAAGAAACACCAGGCTCCTCCACTGAAGCTGAGCAGCAAGTTGAGCAGAGAGGCTGCCCG TTATGCTGAAAGTTTGGCCAGCACACGGATCCTAAAACACAGTGTGGAGTCCAGTAGAGGGAGCTGTGGAGAGAACCTGGCATGGGCCTCCTATGACCAATCAG GAAAGGATGTGGCTGACCGCTGGTATGATGAAGTGAAACAGTACAACTTTAACCGTCCTGGATTCTCCTCTGGCACCG GCCATTTCACCGCAATGGTGTGGAAGAGTACTAATAAGCTTGGTGTCGGTAAGGCCATTGCATCAGATGGCTCTTCCTTTGTGGTGGCCAGATACTTTCCAGCTGGGAATATCACTAACCAGGGACACTTTGAGAACAACGTCCTCCCACCTTAA